In Campylobacter sp. VBCF_01 NA2, one DNA window encodes the following:
- a CDS encoding ATP-dependent Clp protease ATP-binding subunit, whose amino-acid sequence MNETLEILTDKMHSLLESSLSLAIHSKNGEVANLHILWALCVDSTSVLNQIFNKFDISKSAVELEIKSALQTLPTSSNVTRDNIKISREVVNSLESAKGLMTSLGDKFIAIDTWLVANLDKSPLKEILAKFADLSEIKKELEMLRAGKNITTKTGDDTLEALSKFALNLTQKAINGELDPIIGRDEVITRMMQILIRKTKNNPILLGEPGVGKTAIVEGLAQLIAQKDVPLSLQNKRVMALDMSALIAGAKYRGEFEDRLKAVIDEVKKAGDVILFIDEIHTIVGAGASEGSMDAANILKPALARGELHTIGATTLKEYRKYFEKDAALQRRFQPVIVAEPTVSEATAILRGIKERLEVHHNVTITDSALVAATKLSHRYISDRFLPDKAIDLIDEAAAELKMQIESEPYELAKAKREILTLQVEKEALKMENDAKNDKRLNQIDKEIENLNETKNSLLAKFENEKAVFNGISEAKKSIDSLKIEAANARSKGDLSKAAEIEYGKIPAANAKVKELEAKWEGMKESGVLLKNRVDEEMVAGILSKWTGISVSKMLSSEREKYLNIESHLKQSVVGQDAALHAIARAVKRNKAGLASANRPIGSFLFLGPTGVGKTESAKTLAKFLFDDERAMIRFDMSEYMEKHSVSRLLGAPPGYVGYDEGGQLSEAVRRRPYSVLLFDEIEKAHKDVFNILLGILDDGRATDNKGVVVDFKNTIIILTSNIGSDKIMSLGENERENAVKDELKNYFRPEFINRLDDIVIFNALSEDNLIDIVGIMFKELAHLLEERGISATLSENAKKLIAGAGFDAEYGARPLRRALYDLVEDKIADMILNDELKEGNAILIDANGEDIEIKVVS is encoded by the coding sequence TAACCGACAAAATGCACTCACTACTCGAAAGTTCGCTCTCCCTAGCTATCCACTCCAAAAATGGCGAGGTTGCGAATTTGCACATTTTGTGGGCATTGTGCGTGGATTCAACCTCTGTGCTAAATCAAATTTTTAACAAATTTGACATCAGCAAAAGCGCGGTTGAATTAGAAATCAAAAGTGCGCTACAAACCCTGCCAACTAGCTCAAATGTTACGCGCGATAATATCAAAATTTCGCGCGAAGTGGTAAATTCGTTAGAGAGCGCAAAAGGCCTAATGACGAGCCTTGGGGACAAATTTATCGCTATTGATACTTGGTTAGTGGCGAATTTAGACAAATCTCCGCTAAAAGAAATTTTGGCTAAATTTGCCGATCTTAGCGAGATAAAAAAAGAGCTAGAAATGCTAAGAGCAGGCAAAAATATCACCACCAAAACAGGCGATGACACCCTAGAAGCGCTTAGCAAATTTGCGCTAAATTTGACCCAAAAGGCGATAAATGGCGAGTTAGATCCCATTATCGGGCGCGATGAAGTCATTACTCGCATGATGCAAATACTAATCCGTAAAACGAAAAACAACCCAATACTTCTTGGCGAACCAGGTGTGGGTAAAACCGCCATTGTCGAGGGTTTGGCGCAGTTAATCGCGCAAAAAGATGTCCCGCTTAGCCTGCAAAACAAGCGCGTAATGGCGCTTGATATGAGCGCACTCATTGCCGGTGCGAAATACAGAGGCGAGTTCGAAGACCGCCTAAAAGCCGTCATCGACGAGGTCAAAAAAGCTGGCGATGTGATACTTTTCATCGATGAAATTCACACTATCGTGGGAGCTGGGGCAAGTGAAGGCAGTATGGACGCTGCAAATATCCTAAAACCTGCCCTAGCGCGTGGCGAGCTACACACTATCGGCGCGACTACGCTCAAAGAATATCGCAAATATTTCGAAAAAGACGCCGCCTTGCAGCGCCGTTTCCAGCCTGTCATCGTGGCTGAACCGACCGTGAGCGAGGCTACGGCGATACTTCGTGGCATAAAAGAGCGCTTAGAGGTTCATCACAATGTTACAATCACAGATAGCGCGCTAGTCGCTGCCACCAAGCTTAGCCACCGATATATCAGCGATAGATTTTTGCCTGATAAGGCGATTGATTTGATCGACGAGGCTGCCGCTGAGCTAAAAATGCAAATCGAGAGCGAGCCTTACGAACTAGCCAAGGCAAAACGGGAAATCCTAACCCTCCAAGTCGAAAAAGAAGCCCTAAAAATGGAAAACGACGCCAAAAACGACAAAAGACTAAATCAAATCGACAAAGAGATTGAGAATTTAAACGAAACCAAAAATTCGCTTTTGGCTAAATTTGAAAACGAAAAGGCTGTATTTAACGGCATAAGCGAAGCCAAAAAATCAATAGATAGCCTAAAAATCGAAGCCGCAAACGCTAGAAGCAAAGGCGATTTAAGCAAGGCTGCCGAGATCGAATACGGCAAAATCCCAGCCGCAAATGCCAAAGTCAAAGAGTTAGAAGCCAAATGGGAGGGTATGAAGGAAAGTGGAGTTTTGCTAAAAAATCGCGTCGATGAGGAAATGGTCGCAGGAATCCTTAGCAAATGGACAGGAATTAGCGTAAGCAAAATGCTCTCATCAGAGCGAGAAAAATACCTAAATATCGAATCTCACCTAAAACAAAGTGTCGTAGGTCAAGACGCCGCACTTCACGCCATAGCGCGCGCTGTGAAGCGAAACAAGGCTGGCCTTGCTAGCGCAAATCGCCCGATTGGAAGCTTTTTGTTTTTAGGACCTACTGGCGTAGGCAAAACAGAGAGCGCCAAAACGCTAGCGAAATTTTTATTCGACGATGAGCGAGCGATGATTAGATTTGATATGAGCGAATATATGGAAAAACACAGCGTCTCACGCTTGCTTGGTGCGCCTCCTGGATATGTGGGATACGATGAGGGTGGTCAGCTAAGCGAGGCTGTGCGCCGCCGTCCATATAGCGTGCTACTTTTCGACGAAATTGAAAAAGCACACAAAGATGTCTTTAATATCTTGCTTGGCATACTCGATGACGGGCGCGCGACCGATAATAAGGGCGTGGTTGTGGATTTTAAAAACACTATTATTATCCTTACGAGCAATATCGGTTCGGATAAGATTATGAGTCTGGGCGAAAATGAGCGCGAAAACGCCGTAAAAGACGAGCTGAAAAACTATTTCAGACCCGAGTTTATCAACCGCTTAGATGACATTGTGATTTTCAACGCCCTTAGCGAGGACAATCTCATCGATATCGTGGGGATTATGTTTAAAGAGCTGGCGCATTTACTCGAAGAGCGCGGTATCAGCGCAACTCTAAGCGAAAATGCCAAAAAGCTCATTGCCGGGGCTGGATTTGACGCAGAATACGGCGCCAGACCGCTAAGACGGGCACTTTATGATTTGGTCGAGGATAAGATCGCCGATATGATTTTAAACGACGAGCTAAAAGAAGGAAATGCAATCCTAATCGACGCCAATGGCGAGGATATCGAAATCAAGGTCGTTTCATAG